A window from Candidatus Afararchaeum irisae encodes these proteins:
- a CDS encoding DUF2080 family transposase-associated protein, translating into MTNRFEIDGEEVLDGEVKPFGNSAHVTVPKRWRGADVKVVRTSEPTDQDEE; encoded by the coding sequence GTGACGAATCGCTTTGAAATCGACGGCGAGGAAGTTCTTGACGGCGAGGTCAAGCCGTTCGGGAATAGCGCCCACGTCACCGTTCCCAAACGCTGGCGAGGAGCCGACGTGAAAGTCGTCCGAACCTCAGAACCCACCGATCAAGACGAAGAATGA